In Microbacterium lushaniae, the following are encoded in one genomic region:
- the tkt gene encoding transketolase, whose product MSDLQWDEIDGRAVDTARVLAADAVEKVGNGHPGTAMSLAPAAYLLYQRVLRHDPADPHWPGRDRFILSAGHSSLTQYVQLYLGGFGLELSDLQALRTWGSKTPGHPEFGHTDGVEITTGPLGQGLASSVGFAYAARYERGLFDPESPAGQSPFDHFVYVIASDGDLQEGVTSEASSLAGHQNLGNLVVIYDSNQISIEDDTNVAFTEDVARRYEAYGWHVQTVDWKKTGEYTEDVHELYAAIEAAKGETDKPSLIVLKTIIGWPAPGKQNTGKIHGSALGADELRATKEVLGFDPEQTFAVAEDVLEHTRGLVARGEAEKAAWQEAFDAWASAHPERKALWDRLQARELPADIADALPAFEAGKEVSTRAASGTVINALAAELPELWGGSADLAESNLTTIKDAKSFIPQEWSTHEWDGSPFGRVLHFGIREHAMGAIVNGIVLHGPTRAFGGTFLIFSDYMRPPVRLAALMNIPSIFVWTHDSVALGEDGPTHQPIEQLATLRAIPNFTLVRPADANETAVVWLEILRRTAGPAGLALTRQNIPVFPRGEGDASGDEFASAQGAVRGAYVLAEAPGGTPDVILIATGSEVQVAVAAREQLAAEGVNARVVSAPSLEWFDEQDGAYRDSVLPPSVRARVSVEAGIALPWRGIVGDTGRSVSIEHFGASADYKTLFQKFGITAEAVAQAARESIEENA is encoded by the coding sequence GTGTCGGACTTGCAATGGGATGAAATCGATGGGCGTGCGGTCGACACCGCGCGGGTGCTCGCGGCGGATGCCGTGGAGAAGGTGGGCAACGGCCACCCCGGAACCGCGATGAGCCTCGCCCCCGCGGCGTACCTGCTGTACCAGCGGGTGCTGCGCCACGACCCCGCCGACCCGCACTGGCCGGGACGTGACCGCTTCATCCTCTCGGCGGGCCACTCCTCCCTCACCCAGTACGTGCAGCTGTACCTCGGCGGGTTCGGGCTGGAGCTGAGCGACCTGCAGGCGCTGCGCACGTGGGGCTCGAAGACGCCGGGGCATCCGGAGTTCGGCCACACCGACGGCGTGGAGATCACCACCGGCCCCCTCGGTCAGGGCCTGGCGTCCTCGGTGGGCTTCGCCTACGCCGCGCGCTACGAGCGCGGCCTGTTCGACCCGGAGAGCCCGGCGGGCCAGAGCCCGTTCGACCACTTCGTGTACGTCATCGCCTCCGACGGCGACCTCCAGGAGGGCGTCACGAGCGAGGCGTCCTCACTCGCGGGCCACCAGAACCTCGGCAACCTCGTCGTCATCTACGACTCCAACCAGATCTCGATCGAGGACGACACCAACGTCGCCTTCACCGAGGACGTCGCCCGGCGCTACGAGGCGTACGGCTGGCACGTGCAGACGGTGGACTGGAAGAAGACCGGCGAGTACACCGAAGACGTCCACGAGCTGTACGCCGCCATCGAGGCGGCCAAGGGCGAGACCGACAAGCCCTCCCTCATCGTCCTGAAGACGATCATCGGATGGCCCGCCCCCGGCAAGCAGAACACCGGCAAGATCCACGGCTCCGCTCTCGGCGCCGACGAGCTGCGCGCCACGAAGGAGGTGCTCGGATTCGACCCCGAGCAGACCTTCGCCGTCGCCGAGGACGTCCTCGAGCACACGCGCGGCCTCGTGGCCCGCGGTGAGGCCGAGAAGGCGGCGTGGCAGGAGGCGTTCGACGCGTGGGCCTCGGCGCACCCCGAGCGCAAGGCGCTGTGGGACCGTCTGCAGGCGCGCGAGCTCCCCGCCGACATCGCCGACGCCCTCCCCGCCTTCGAGGCGGGCAAGGAGGTCTCCACACGCGCGGCGTCCGGCACCGTCATCAACGCCCTCGCCGCCGAGCTCCCCGAGCTGTGGGGCGGATCGGCCGACCTGGCCGAGTCGAACCTGACGACCATCAAGGACGCGAAGTCGTTCATCCCGCAGGAGTGGTCCACGCACGAGTGGGACGGCTCCCCGTTCGGCCGCGTGCTGCACTTCGGAATCCGCGAGCACGCGATGGGCGCCATCGTCAACGGCATCGTGCTGCACGGCCCGACGCGCGCGTTCGGCGGCACGTTCCTCATCTTCAGCGACTACATGCGCCCGCCCGTGCGCCTGGCCGCCCTCATGAACATCCCGTCGATCTTCGTGTGGACCCATGACTCGGTCGCCCTCGGCGAGGACGGCCCCACCCACCAGCCCATCGAGCAGCTGGCGACCCTGCGCGCCATCCCGAACTTCACGCTCGTGCGCCCCGCCGACGCGAACGAGACGGCCGTGGTGTGGCTGGAGATCCTGCGGCGCACGGCGGGACCGGCGGGCCTGGCCCTCACGCGCCAGAACATCCCGGTCTTCCCGCGCGGGGAGGGCGATGCCAGCGGCGACGAGTTCGCGTCGGCGCAGGGCGCCGTCCGCGGGGCCTACGTCCTGGCCGAGGCGCCCGGCGGCACGCCCGACGTCATCCTGATCGCGACCGGCTCCGAGGTGCAGGTCGCCGTGGCCGCCCGCGAGCAGCTGGCCGCCGAGGGCGTGAACGCCCGCGTGGTGTCCGCGCCGTCGCTGGAGTGGTTCGACGAGCAGGATGGCGCGTACCGCGACTCCGTCCTGCCGCCGTCGGTGCGCGCCCGCGTGTCGGTCGAGGCCGGGATCGCCCTGCCGTGGCGCGGCATCGTCGGCGACACGGGCCGTTCGGTCTCCATCGAGCACTTCGGCGCGTCGGCGGACTACAAGACCCTGTTCCAGAAGTTCGGCATCACCGCCGAGGCCGTCGCGCAGGCGGCCCGCGAGAGCATCGAGGAGAACGCATGA
- a CDS encoding heme o synthase → MDISTTTHTALPTVRRSAGRTVRAYIALTKPRVLELLLVTTVPVMILAQNGLPDLWLVLATVIGGSLSAGSAAAFNMYLDRDIDAHMQRTENRPLVTGEVSPRGALIFAWTLALVSTVWLLLTTNWVAATLSAGAIFFYVVIYTMILKRRTEQNIVWGGIAGCFPVLIGWSAVTGSLSWAALILFVLVFLWTPPHYWPLSMKYKDQYEEVDVPMLGATRSGSQVGLQVILYAWATVACSLLLIPVASMGLVYTVSSLVFGGWFIYESHRLYSRAVRGTEPRPMRVFHASITYLTLLFVAIAVDPLLPF, encoded by the coding sequence ATGGACATCTCTACGACGACCCACACGGCCTTGCCGACGGTGCGTCGCTCCGCCGGACGCACCGTGCGCGCGTACATCGCGCTCACCAAGCCGCGCGTGCTCGAGCTGCTGCTGGTGACCACCGTCCCGGTGATGATCCTCGCGCAGAACGGCCTGCCCGACCTGTGGCTGGTCCTGGCCACCGTCATCGGCGGATCGCTCAGCGCCGGGTCGGCGGCGGCGTTCAACATGTACCTGGACCGCGACATCGACGCGCACATGCAGCGCACCGAGAACCGGCCCCTCGTGACCGGCGAGGTCTCCCCGCGCGGCGCCCTCATCTTCGCCTGGACGCTCGCGCTGGTTTCCACCGTGTGGCTGCTGCTGACGACCAACTGGGTCGCGGCGACGCTGTCGGCCGGCGCCATCTTCTTCTACGTCGTGATCTACACGATGATCCTCAAGCGTCGCACCGAGCAGAACATCGTGTGGGGCGGCATCGCGGGATGCTTCCCCGTGCTGATCGGCTGGTCGGCGGTGACCGGTTCGCTCAGCTGGGCCGCCCTCATCCTGTTCGTGCTGGTGTTCCTGTGGACGCCGCCGCACTACTGGCCGCTGTCGATGAAGTACAAGGACCAGTACGAAGAGGTCGACGTGCCCATGCTGGGCGCCACGCGCAGCGGCTCGCAGGTGGGCCTGCAGGTCATCCTGTATGCGTGGGCGACCGTCGCGTGCTCGCTCCTGCTCATTCCCGTCGCCTCGATGGGCCTGGTCTACACCGTGTCGTCGCTGGTGTTCGGCGGCTGGTTCATCTACGAGTCGCATCGCCTGTACTCCCGCGCCGTGCGGGGCACCGAGCCGCGACCCATGCGCGTGTTCCACGCGTCGATCACGTACCTCACGCTGCTGTTCGTGGCGATCGCGGTCGACCCGCTGCTGCCCTTCTGA
- a CDS encoding dinucleotide-utilizing enzyme: MTSRPSLVRSIPFWVLIVGSLALTGVGAWLVLDHLGRIESGIRSQTAEGAIAVYIGPPAATAGAVVLGAGLVGLLLALTLAALRSLLPAGDVVETVEWTEDDTAADDVLSPASGPTTTAEPFATTAAPAASAAPAAPVIAEDPDVETPSDAPPPRGARD; the protein is encoded by the coding sequence ATGACCTCCCGCCCCAGTCTCGTGCGCAGCATCCCGTTCTGGGTGCTCATCGTCGGATCCCTCGCCCTCACGGGTGTGGGCGCCTGGCTCGTCCTCGACCACCTCGGCCGCATCGAATCCGGCATCCGCAGTCAGACCGCCGAAGGGGCCATCGCCGTCTACATCGGCCCGCCTGCTGCCACGGCGGGTGCGGTCGTCCTGGGCGCCGGTCTCGTCGGCCTGCTGCTCGCGCTCACCCTCGCCGCGCTGCGCTCCCTGCTTCCCGCCGGCGACGTGGTGGAGACGGTGGAGTGGACCGAGGATGACACCGCAGCCGACGACGTCCTCTCCCCCGCATCCGGCCCGACCACCACGGCCGAGCCCTTCGCGACCACCGCCGCACCCGCCGCTTCCGCCGCCCCCGCGGCGCCCGTGATCGCCGAGGACCCCGACGTGGAGACCCCCAGCGACGCGCCGCCGCCCCGGGGCGCGCGCGACTGA